In the Pseudothauera hydrothermalis genome, one interval contains:
- a CDS encoding EAL and GGDEF domain-containing protein, which translates to MKSSKADFFSVQLAAVFVVVAAAIGLALFGFYQQQRTVTIDGARAQLRAIADELAQEVERWYKRHLAEGELLRRNRSALAQLERWLDGDPSVAETELRYWLQAYLAHADYDSVLVLDAHHNTLLALGKAHRLSSDSAALARAAAERGAAVLGSIQRDPDGAPYLDLVIPVPFNGESWRIDTVLLRVSPAEYLVPLLRRAPRLSPSGETLLFERSAAGLRQLLPGGFERFAAALQDIAGKALVEGRDEHTGAVIVAAAAPIEAAGWLVVSKLDRDELLAGLRGQLLGAAAASMVLLTAATALVLIWRHQRRQARARLHAEQRHRQALEQLRQDLDTTLELAHLGGWERNLITGELWWSSRTRKLLGIGEGVTPTRQALLERVHPDDRAHVQQTLEHAYREGRDGELYYRVIAPDGAIRHFHSRFRIERDLDGKPYRVVGAVQDITGQHAMAQELERKSAYLLAIVSHLPQGISVFDEHLRLQYWNAGFVEVLELPADLVRRDVSFDDLIMVPALRGEYGPGDPAEHVRKRRELALQFQPHRFERTRPNGRTHLVAGEPLFIDGKVAGFITTYTDITEHKRAQAELARQNGILQTIIENIPGGVSLIDRDLNLVACNGELKRLLDFPDALFANGLPSLETLLRFNAERGEYGSGDPERIVADLLARARRFEPHSFERTRPNGTVLHVQGQPLPDGGFVTIYTDITARKRAEAEIEHLAHHDMLTGLSNRFSLDARLAQALADARRNGQGLAVLFLDLDRFKHINDSLGHLVGDSLLKEVAQRLRQTVREADIVARLGGDEFVLVIQGISGSTRAAHVAEKIRLRLSAPYLVAGTELHTTPSIGIALYPQDGDDAATLLRCADTAMYHAKALGRANCQFFTEEMNRSVIERLDLERKLRRALQQEELELWYQPLIGAADGRVRGVEALVRWRHPQDGLIPPFRFIPLAEETGLIVELGTWVLRQACRQARAWLDRGLPPLRMSVNLSTRQLMHAELSKVVAEALTGNELPASQLELEITESSVMERPNDAIPVLSGLKRLGVRLAIDDFGTGYSSLSYLKLFPLDHLKIDRSFVSDIEHDPNDAAIFAAAVSMAHNLGLSVVAEGVESAVQVARLKELGCDELQGYHFSRPLPADEAQDWLQKRFADLE; encoded by the coding sequence GCCTTGTTCGGCTTTTACCAACAACAGCGCACGGTGACAATCGACGGCGCGCGCGCCCAATTGCGCGCCATCGCCGATGAACTCGCCCAGGAGGTTGAGCGCTGGTACAAACGACATTTGGCCGAAGGCGAATTGCTGCGGCGCAACCGCAGCGCGCTGGCCCAGCTCGAACGCTGGCTCGACGGCGACCCGAGCGTGGCCGAAACCGAGCTACGGTATTGGCTACAGGCTTATCTGGCGCATGCCGACTACGACAGCGTGCTGGTGCTCGATGCCCACCACAACACGCTGCTCGCGCTGGGAAAAGCCCACCGCCTGTCTTCCGACAGCGCGGCGCTGGCACGCGCGGCCGCGGAACGCGGGGCTGCGGTACTCGGTTCGATACAGCGCGACCCCGACGGTGCGCCCTACCTGGATCTGGTCATTCCAGTGCCGTTCAATGGCGAGTCATGGCGCATCGACACCGTGCTGCTGCGGGTGTCGCCAGCCGAATATCTGGTTCCGCTGTTACGGCGGGCGCCACGCCTGAGCCCGTCGGGCGAAACCTTGCTTTTCGAACGCAGCGCTGCCGGTCTGCGCCAGTTGCTGCCCGGAGGCTTTGAACGCTTCGCGGCTGCGCTACAGGACATCGCCGGCAAAGCGCTGGTCGAGGGGCGCGATGAGCATACCGGTGCGGTCATCGTCGCCGCTGCCGCCCCGATCGAGGCCGCCGGCTGGCTAGTGGTCAGCAAACTGGATCGGGACGAGCTGCTGGCCGGCCTGCGCGGCCAACTATTGGGCGCGGCGGCGGCCAGCATGGTGCTGCTTACCGCAGCGACGGCGCTCGTGTTGATCTGGCGTCATCAGCGCCGCCAGGCTCGCGCCCGTTTGCATGCGGAACAGCGCCATCGTCAGGCGCTGGAACAATTGCGCCAGGATCTGGACACCACCCTGGAACTGGCGCATCTGGGCGGCTGGGAGCGCAATCTGATCACCGGTGAGCTATGGTGGTCCAGCCGCACCCGCAAACTGCTGGGCATCGGCGAAGGGGTGACGCCCACCCGGCAGGCCCTGCTCGAACGCGTCCATCCGGACGACCGCGCACATGTGCAGCAGACACTCGAGCACGCTTACCGCGAAGGCAGGGATGGTGAGCTGTACTATCGCGTCATCGCCCCTGACGGCGCGATTCGGCACTTTCACAGCCGTTTCCGCATCGAGCGCGACCTCGACGGCAAACCCTACCGGGTGGTCGGCGCGGTGCAAGACATCACCGGCCAACATGCGATGGCGCAGGAACTCGAGCGCAAGTCAGCCTATTTGTTGGCCATTGTGAGCCACTTGCCGCAAGGCATCAGCGTGTTCGACGAGCACCTGCGCCTTCAGTACTGGAATGCGGGCTTTGTTGAGGTATTGGAATTGCCCGCCGATCTGGTGCGCCGGGACGTGAGCTTCGACGACCTGATCATGGTGCCGGCGCTGCGCGGCGAATACGGTCCCGGCGATCCGGCCGAGCATGTGCGCAAGCGGCGCGAACTCGCGCTGCAATTCCAGCCCCACCGCTTCGAACGCACCCGACCCAATGGCCGCACCCATCTGGTGGCCGGTGAGCCATTGTTCATCGACGGCAAGGTGGCAGGCTTCATCACCACCTATACCGACATCACCGAACACAAGCGCGCCCAAGCCGAACTGGCCCGCCAAAATGGCATTTTGCAGACCATCATCGAGAACATTCCCGGTGGCGTGTCGCTGATCGACCGCGACCTCAATCTGGTGGCCTGTAACGGCGAACTCAAGCGCTTGCTCGATTTTCCGGACGCCTTGTTCGCCAATGGTTTGCCCAGCCTGGAGACCTTGTTGCGCTTCAACGCCGAGCGTGGCGAATACGGCAGCGGCGACCCGGAGCGCATCGTCGCCGATCTGCTCGCCCGCGCCCGTCGCTTCGAGCCGCATAGTTTCGAGCGCACCCGACCCAACGGCACGGTGCTCCATGTGCAGGGCCAGCCTTTACCCGATGGCGGCTTTGTCACCATCTACACCGACATCACCGCGCGCAAACGGGCAGAAGCCGAAATCGAACACCTGGCCCATCACGACATGCTCACCGGGCTGTCCAACCGCTTCTCGCTCGACGCCCGCCTGGCTCAAGCGCTCGCCGACGCACGGCGCAACGGACAGGGTTTGGCGGTGCTGTTTCTCGATCTGGACCGCTTCAAGCACATCAACGATTCGCTGGGTCATCTGGTCGGTGACAGCCTGCTCAAGGAAGTGGCCCAACGCCTGCGCCAGACGGTGCGCGAGGCCGACATCGTTGCCCGCCTGGGCGGCGATGAATTCGTGCTAGTCATCCAGGGCATCTCGGGTAGCACGCGGGCGGCACATGTTGCGGAGAAGATTCGCCTGCGCCTGTCCGCACCCTATCTGGTCGCCGGTACCGAGCTGCACACCACGCCCTCGATCGGCATCGCGCTATATCCGCAAGATGGCGACGATGCCGCCACTTTGCTGCGTTGCGCCGATACCGCGATGTACCACGCCAAGGCGCTGGGGCGGGCCAACTGCCAGTTTTTCACCGAAGAGATGAACCGTAGCGTCATCGAGCGCTTGGACCTGGAGCGCAAACTGCGGCGCGCTTTGCAGCAAGAAGAACTCGAACTGTGGTATCAACCGCTAATCGGCGCAGCCGACGGCCGGGTGCGCGGGGTCGAGGCGCTGGTACGCTGGCGCCATCCGCAAGACGGCCTGATCCCACCGTTTCGCTTCATCCCCCTGGCCGAGGAGACCGGCCTGATCGTCGAGTTGGGCACCTGGGTGCTGCGCCAGGCCTGCCGGCAAGCGCGCGCATGGCTTGACCGCGGTCTGCCGCCGCTACGCATGTCGGTCAATTTATCCACCCGCCAGCTGATGCATGCCGAACTGAGCAAGGTGGTCGCCGAGGCGCTGACCGGCAATGAGCTGCCGGCCTCACAACTGGAGCTGGAGATCACCGAAAGTTCGGTGATGGAGCGCCCGAACGATGCCATCCCGGTACTTAGCGGCCTCAAGCGGCTGGGCGTGCGGCTGGCGATTGACGATTTCGGCACCGGCTACTCGTCACTGTCCTACCTCAAGCTTTTCCCGCTGGATCACCTGAAGATCGACCGCTCCTTCGTCTCCGACATCGAGCACGACCCCAACGACGCGGCCATCTTTGCAGCTGCGGTGTCCATGGCCCACAACCTTGGCCTGTCGGTGGTCGCCGAGGGCGTGGAGAGCGCAGTGCAGGTGGCCCGCCTGAAGGAACTGGGCTGCGACGAACTGCAGGGCTACCACTTCAGCCGGCCGCTACCGGCCGACGAGGCGCAAGACTGGCTGCAAAAGCGCTTCGCCGATCTGGAATAA
- a CDS encoding uracil-DNA glycosylase family protein yields MTATASRLVEAAQQLSASVGALRFGAPVSHVYNPLEYAWQIHRSYLQRYGATRKRVVFLGMNPGPFGMAQTGVPFGEVSAVRDWLGLAGEVGQPAHSNPKRPVQGFACPRSEVSGQRLWGLFRARFGSPTAFFADHFVANYCPLVFFDQGRNLTPDKLPAAESRPLLAACDTHLRAVVAALAPDWVVGVGTWAERRAVEALDGMPLRFGRILHPSPASPAANRGWAEAASRQLVELGIWAD; encoded by the coding sequence ATGACCGCAACCGCCTCCCGCCTCGTCGAGGCCGCACAGCAACTTTCCGCATCCGTCGGCGCCCTGCGCTTTGGCGCCCCGGTGAGCCATGTGTACAACCCGCTCGAGTACGCTTGGCAGATCCACCGCAGTTATTTGCAACGCTACGGTGCAACGCGCAAGCGCGTGGTCTTTTTGGGGATGAACCCCGGTCCCTTCGGTATGGCGCAGACCGGCGTGCCTTTCGGCGAAGTCAGCGCGGTGCGCGACTGGTTGGGGCTGGCCGGCGAAGTTGGCCAACCTGCGCACAGCAACCCCAAGCGACCGGTCCAAGGCTTCGCCTGCCCGCGCAGCGAAGTCAGCGGTCAGCGCCTGTGGGGCCTGTTCCGCGCGCGCTTTGGCAGTCCCACGGCCTTTTTTGCCGATCATTTCGTGGCCAACTACTGCCCGCTGGTGTTCTTTGACCAGGGTCGCAACCTCACCCCCGACAAGCTGCCGGCAGCCGAATCCCGTCCGCTGCTGGCGGCCTGCGACACCCACCTGCGCGCCGTGGTGGCCGCCCTGGCGCCGGACTGGGTGGTTGGCGTCGGCACCTGGGCCGAACGACGCGCCGTCGAAGCGCTGGACGGCATGCCATTGCGCTTCGGACGCATCCTGCACCCCAGCCCGGCCAGCCCGGCGGCCAACCGCGGTTGGGCCGAGGCGGCGAGCCGGCAACTCGTCGAGCTGGGCATCTGGGCAGACTGA
- the can gene encoding carbonate dehydratase has product MPQSIEHLFANNKAWSERMHAEDPEFFSRLVKQQTPEYLWIGCSDSRVPANQIVGLAPGEIFVHRNIANVVVHTDLNALSVIHYAVEILRVKHILVVGHYGCGGVKAALQDNRTGLTDNWLRHVQDVRDRHVQILQEIEHPDERLDRLCELNVIHQVVNVSQTTILREAWQRGQAVTVHGWCYSLHDGLIRELGIRVNSREAAAEQYRCAVERLR; this is encoded by the coding sequence ATGCCCCAATCCATCGAACACCTCTTCGCCAACAACAAAGCTTGGTCCGAGCGCATGCATGCCGAGGACCCGGAGTTCTTCTCCCGCTTGGTCAAGCAGCAAACGCCTGAATACCTGTGGATTGGTTGCTCGGACAGCCGGGTGCCGGCCAACCAGATCGTCGGCCTGGCACCGGGCGAAATTTTCGTGCACCGCAATATCGCCAATGTGGTGGTGCACACCGACTTGAACGCACTATCGGTCATCCATTACGCGGTCGAAATTCTGCGGGTCAAACATATTCTGGTGGTCGGCCATTATGGCTGTGGTGGCGTCAAAGCGGCGTTGCAAGACAACCGCACCGGGCTGACCGACAACTGGCTGCGCCATGTGCAGGATGTGCGCGACCGCCATGTACAGATACTCCAAGAAATCGAGCACCCGGATGAGCGCCTGGACCGCCTGTGCGAGCTCAACGTCATCCACCAGGTGGTCAACGTCAGCCAGACCACCATCCTGCGCGAAGCCTGGCAGCGCGGACAGGCCGTGACCGTGCATGGTTGGTGCTACAGCCTGCATGACGGCTTGATCCGCGAACTCGGCATCCGTGTCAACAGCCGCGAAGCGGCCGCGGAGCAGTACCGCTGCGCGGTCGAACGTCTGCGATGA
- a CDS encoding ROK family protein: protein MIRIGVDLGGSKIEVVALDDDGRELLRRRVPTPQGDYPATVAAVAALVEQAETELGVHGRCPVGIGTPGSISPLTGRMRNANSTCLNGQALREDLAARLKRPLRIANDADCFAMSEATDGAGAGAPVVFGVIIGTGVGGGVVVHGRLLTGANGIAGEWGHCPLPQPAPEDLPLPVCFCGRSGCIETYLSGPGMAADHLRHSGQLLDAATIAQRAAAGDAACEATLARYEQRLARALAGVINLLDPDVIVLGGGLSRIERLYRTVPQLWPAHVFSDRIVTRLLPARHGDASGVRGAARLYG, encoded by the coding sequence ATGATCCGCATCGGCGTCGACCTTGGCGGCAGCAAAATCGAAGTGGTCGCCCTCGACGATGACGGCCGCGAACTGCTGCGCCGCCGCGTCCCCACGCCCCAAGGCGACTATCCCGCCACGGTGGCCGCGGTGGCGGCTTTGGTTGAACAGGCCGAAACCGAACTCGGCGTACATGGCCGGTGCCCGGTCGGTATCGGCACGCCGGGCTCGATCTCCCCGCTCACCGGGCGGATGCGTAACGCCAATTCCACCTGCCTGAACGGCCAGGCTTTGCGCGAGGATCTCGCCGCCCGCCTGAAGCGTCCGCTGCGCATCGCCAACGATGCCGACTGCTTTGCAATGTCGGAGGCCACCGACGGTGCCGGCGCCGGAGCGCCGGTGGTGTTTGGCGTGATCATTGGCACCGGCGTCGGCGGCGGTGTCGTGGTGCATGGGCGGCTTCTTACCGGTGCCAACGGCATTGCCGGCGAATGGGGACATTGCCCGCTACCGCAGCCCGCCCCGGAGGATCTGCCGCTACCGGTTTGTTTTTGCGGACGCAGCGGCTGCATCGAAACCTATCTGTCCGGGCCGGGCATGGCCGCCGACCATCTGCGCCACAGTGGGCAGCTGCTGGATGCGGCCACCATCGCGCAGCGCGCGGCGGCCGGCGATGCGGCCTGCGAAGCCACACTCGCGCGCTACGAACAACGCCTGGCGCGCGCATTGGCCGGGGTCATCAACCTGCTGGATCCGGATGTGATCGTTTTGGGCGGCGGGCTGTCCCGCATCGAGCGCCTTTACCGCACGGTGCCCCAACTGTGGCCGGCGCATGTGTTTTCCGACCGCATCGTCACCCGTCTGCTGCCCGCCCGACACGGCGACGCATCCGGGGTACGCGGTGCGGCGCGTCTATATGGCTGA
- a CDS encoding primosomal protein N' yields the protein MRIVRVALPVPLAQLFDYIATDVSEADIGRCVRVPFGRGEKSGLIVALPPSAGVDPARLKPVREIQRAVTALPADWLALVGFTARYYHAPLGEVIALALPPGLRRANAVAGRDQDPLLAPAAAGLAALQAVKRESRALRLLRALVEHGGAVRRSTVRAWADGAAVGELLRRGWAQAVRAQPAAAPDATLPALTDEQQAAVQAVSAADGFSAWLLQGVTGSGKTEVYLRLAQRALAAGRQVLMLVPEIALTPQLEARVAARFPAAEVVCLHSALAEGARSRGFVRALEGHADIVLGTRLAVFAPLPRLGLILVDEEHDASYKQQEGVRYSARDLAVWRARQRAVPVVLGSATPSLESWLHARQGRYRLLRLTRRAVASTLPAVRCIDTRKLKLDEGLSPALQQAIGQRLAAGEQSLVFLNRRGYAPVLSCTACGWVSTCPHCTANLVVHLADRRMRCHHCGCEGPIPRACPSCGNQDIQPFGRGTQRIEARLAELFPEARVLRIDRDSARTRAQWEALLATIAAGEADILVGTQMMAKGHDFPKLTLVGVVGADASLHAADFRAPERLFQQLMQVGGRAGRAQLPGEVLIQTEYPEHPLYQCLARHDFDAFAALALEERRLAGFPPLTYQAMLRADSPALDDALAFLREAAHLAKRCAPAGLQVFDPVPMRMARVARRERAQLLVEAGERGVLQDFLGVWMTALRALQPARGLRWNLDVDPLEV from the coding sequence ATGCGAATCGTGCGTGTCGCGCTGCCGGTTCCGCTGGCGCAACTATTCGATTACATCGCCACGGATGTGTCCGAAGCGGATATCGGCCGTTGTGTCCGGGTGCCTTTTGGTCGTGGCGAAAAAAGCGGCTTGATCGTTGCCTTACCGCCGAGCGCCGGGGTGGACCCTGCCCGCCTCAAGCCGGTACGCGAGATCCAGCGTGCCGTGACCGCATTGCCGGCCGACTGGCTGGCATTGGTAGGCTTTACCGCGCGTTACTACCACGCGCCGCTGGGTGAAGTCATCGCCTTGGCCTTGCCGCCGGGTTTGCGCCGCGCCAACGCCGTGGCCGGCCGCGATCAGGACCCCTTGCTCGCGCCGGCTGCAGCAGGGCTTGCGGCTTTACAAGCGGTCAAGCGTGAGAGCCGCGCTCTGCGCCTTTTGCGTGCGCTGGTCGAGCACGGTGGCGCGGTGCGACGCAGTACGGTACGCGCCTGGGCGGATGGTGCTGCGGTCGGAGAGTTGCTGCGCCGCGGATGGGCGCAGGCTGTACGCGCGCAGCCGGCCGCGGCACCGGACGCTACCCTGCCTGCGCTGACCGACGAGCAGCAGGCGGCCGTGCAGGCGGTGAGCGCTGCGGACGGATTTTCCGCCTGGCTTTTGCAGGGGGTGACCGGCAGCGGCAAAACCGAGGTCTATCTGCGCCTTGCCCAGCGCGCCCTGGCGGCTGGCCGGCAGGTATTGATGCTGGTGCCGGAAATCGCGCTCACCCCGCAGCTCGAAGCACGGGTGGCCGCGCGTTTTCCCGCTGCGGAGGTGGTCTGCCTGCATTCTGCGCTGGCCGAGGGCGCGCGCTCGCGCGGTTTCGTGCGTGCGCTCGAAGGACATGCCGACATCGTGCTCGGTACCCGCCTGGCGGTGTTCGCTCCTCTGCCGCGCCTGGGGTTGATCCTGGTCGACGAAGAGCACGACGCCTCCTACAAACAGCAAGAGGGCGTGCGCTATTCGGCGCGCGATCTGGCGGTGTGGCGCGCGCGTCAGCGCGCCGTCCCGGTGGTGCTGGGTTCGGCTACCCCATCCCTGGAGAGCTGGCTGCATGCCCGTCAAGGCCGTTACCGCCTGCTGCGGCTGACCCGGCGGGCAGTGGCAAGCACCCTGCCGGCGGTCCGCTGTATCGATACCCGTAAGCTGAAGCTGGACGAGGGCCTCAGTCCGGCCTTGCAACAAGCGATTGGCCAACGCCTGGCGGCCGGCGAGCAGAGCCTGGTGTTTCTCAACCGGCGCGGATACGCCCCAGTGCTCAGTTGCACCGCCTGTGGCTGGGTCAGCACCTGCCCGCATTGCACCGCCAACCTGGTGGTGCATCTGGCCGACCGTCGCATGCGCTGCCACCATTGCGGCTGCGAAGGCCCCATCCCGCGCGCCTGTCCGTCTTGCGGCAACCAGGACATCCAGCCGTTTGGCCGTGGCACCCAGCGTATCGAAGCGCGGCTGGCCGAGCTCTTCCCCGAGGCCCGCGTGCTGCGCATCGACCGCGATTCGGCGCGCACCCGCGCGCAGTGGGAGGCCCTGCTGGCGACCATCGCCGCGGGCGAGGCCGACATCCTGGTGGGCACCCAGATGATGGCCAAGGGCCATGATTTTCCGAAGCTGACCCTGGTTGGCGTAGTTGGGGCGGATGCCTCGCTGCATGCGGCCGATTTTCGCGCCCCGGAGCGTTTGTTTCAGCAACTGATGCAGGTTGGCGGCCGGGCCGGGCGGGCGCAGTTGCCGGGCGAAGTGCTGATCCAGACCGAATACCCTGAGCATCCGCTCTACCAGTGCCTGGCCCGTCATGACTTCGACGCCTTCGCCGCGCTGGCGTTGGAGGAGCGACGACTGGCCGGCTTTCCGCCGCTGACCTACCAAGCCATGCTGCGCGCCGATTCACCGGCTCTAGACGATGCGTTGGCCTTCTTGCGTGAAGCGGCCCACTTGGCCAAGCGCTGCGCACCGGCCGGGTTGCAGGTTTTCGATCCGGTGCCGATGCGCATGGCCCGTGTGGCGCGTCGCGAGCGTGCGCAGCTTTTGGTGGAAGCTGGCGAGCGTGGTGTGTTGCAGGACTTTCTTGGGGTATGGATGACGGCGCTGCGGGCGTTGCAGCCGGCGCGCGGGTTGCGCTGGAACCTGGATGTGGATCCGCTGGAAGTCTGA
- the hemE gene encoding uroporphyrinogen decarboxylase translates to MSRLENDTFLRALLRQPTEYTPVWLMRQAGRYLPEYCETRKRAGSFLQLCKSPALACEVTLQPLARYDLDAAILFSDILTVPDAMGLGLYFAEGEGPRFERPLREEWDIRNLAVPDPHAELQYVMDAVAEIRRALDGSVPLIGFSGSPWTLACYMVEGGSGAETDYRRIKTMAYSRPDLLHHILSVTADAVVAYLNAQIESGAQAVMVFDSWGGVLSEAAYRTFSLAYLQRVVDGLIRERDGDRVPSIVFTKGGGVWIEQIAAIGADAIGLDWTLDIGRAREKVGHKVALQGNLDPTILFAPPEVVAAEARRVIDAFGPYPGHVFNLGHGISQFTPPEHVAVLIDTVHAHSRAVRQRAAG, encoded by the coding sequence GTGAGCCGCCTCGAGAACGATACCTTTTTGCGCGCGCTGCTGCGCCAGCCCACCGAATACACCCCTGTCTGGCTGATGCGCCAGGCCGGCCGTTACCTGCCGGAGTATTGTGAAACGCGCAAGCGCGCCGGCAGCTTCCTGCAACTTTGCAAAAGCCCGGCGCTGGCCTGCGAGGTCACGCTGCAGCCGCTGGCACGCTACGACTTGGATGCCGCCATTCTGTTCTCCGACATCCTGACCGTGCCCGACGCAATGGGGCTGGGGCTGTATTTTGCCGAAGGCGAGGGCCCGCGTTTCGAGCGTCCGCTGCGCGAAGAGTGGGATATTCGCAACCTGGCGGTGCCGGACCCGCATGCCGAACTGCAGTACGTCATGGATGCGGTGGCCGAAATCCGCCGGGCGCTGGATGGCTCGGTGCCCTTGATCGGCTTTTCCGGTAGTCCTTGGACCCTGGCCTGCTACATGGTCGAAGGCGGCTCCGGCGCGGAAACCGACTACCGCCGCATCAAGACCATGGCCTACAGCCGCCCCGACCTGCTGCACCATATTCTGTCGGTGACCGCCGACGCGGTGGTGGCTTACCTCAACGCCCAGATCGAATCCGGTGCGCAGGCGGTGATGGTGTTCGACTCCTGGGGCGGGGTGTTGTCCGAGGCCGCCTACCGGACATTTTCCCTGGCCTATCTTCAACGTGTGGTCGATGGCCTGATCCGCGAGCGCGACGGCGACCGGGTGCCCAGCATCGTGTTTACCAAAGGTGGCGGGGTGTGGATCGAGCAGATCGCCGCCATTGGCGCGGACGCGATCGGCCTCGATTGGACCCTGGACATCGGTCGCGCGCGGGAAAAGGTGGGCCACAAGGTGGCGCTTCAGGGCAATCTGGACCCCACCATTTTGTTTGCCCCGCCGGAGGTGGTGGCTGCCGAGGCGCGTCGGGTGATCGATGCCTTCGGGCCGTATCCCGGTCATGTGTTCAACCTCGGCCATGGTATCTCCCAATTCACCCCACCGGAGCATGTTGCGGTGTTGATCGATACAGTGCATGCGCACAGCCGCGCGGTGCGCCAGCGCGCTGCCGGTTAG
- a CDS encoding TrkH family potassium uptake protein produces the protein MRAYYPALNALGLIIMIFGLLMSFPLAISIWLDDGATMAYDQALLLTLASGALLWTFTRSRSRDLRVHDGFFLVAAAWVILPVFGALPLLAYLPELSFIHAYFEAVSGLTATGATVLSGLDDLPISINLWRTFMHWIGGMGVIVLVVAILPLLGIGGRQMFQAEVPTPMKENSLTPRITETAKGLWVSYIVLTVACGLSLWLAGMNEWDALIHAFTVAGLGGFSSKDASIGYYANVNVEIVIIVFALLAGLNYATHYLALIRRSPLPYLRDPEIPFFFGVLAISVIGLTAYLAQHHVHADLASTVRYVSFHVVSIATSLGLATYDYTLWPMFAQLWVLFLGSFIACSGSTGGGIKMMRAMILYKQVFREIVRSLHPHAVRPVRLGNQPVSESVLHAVLGFSFMYMVSIVTLTLVLAATGLDIVTAFSAVVACINNTGPGLGAVGPASNYAGMDSFQSAVLAFTMILGRLEIFTFLVVLTPSFWRR, from the coding sequence ATGCGCGCCTATTATCCCGCCCTAAACGCCCTTGGCCTGATCATCATGATCTTCGGGCTGTTGATGAGTTTTCCACTGGCCATTTCCATTTGGCTGGACGATGGCGCCACCATGGCTTACGACCAGGCGCTGCTGTTGACCCTTGCCAGCGGCGCGCTGCTGTGGACTTTTACCCGCAGCCGCAGCCGTGACCTGCGGGTGCACGACGGCTTCTTTCTGGTCGCCGCCGCCTGGGTGATTTTGCCAGTGTTCGGCGCGCTGCCACTGCTGGCTTATTTGCCGGAACTGTCTTTCATCCATGCCTATTTCGAAGCGGTGTCCGGGCTGACCGCCACCGGCGCCACGGTGCTCAGCGGCCTGGACGACTTGCCGATCTCCATCAACCTGTGGCGGACCTTCATGCACTGGATCGGCGGCATGGGGGTGATCGTGCTGGTAGTGGCCATTTTGCCGCTTTTGGGTATCGGCGGGCGGCAGATGTTCCAGGCGGAAGTGCCCACGCCGATGAAGGAAAACAGTCTCACCCCGCGGATCACCGAGACCGCCAAAGGTTTGTGGGTGTCCTACATCGTGCTCACCGTGGCGTGCGGGCTGAGTCTGTGGTTGGCCGGCATGAACGAATGGGATGCTCTGATCCACGCGTTCACGGTTGCCGGCTTGGGCGGCTTTTCCAGTAAGGATGCGTCCATTGGCTACTATGCCAATGTGAACGTCGAAATCGTCATTATCGTATTTGCGCTGCTCGCGGGGCTCAACTACGCCACCCACTACCTGGCGCTGATTCGTCGCAGCCCCCTGCCTTATTTGCGCGATCCGGAAATTCCTTTTTTCTTCGGCGTGCTTGCCATCAGCGTGATCGGGCTGACCGCCTACCTGGCGCAGCACCATGTCCACGCCGATCTGGCGTCAACGGTGCGCTATGTGTCCTTCCATGTGGTGTCCATTGCGACGTCTCTGGGTCTGGCGACCTACGACTACACCTTGTGGCCGATGTTTGCACAGCTTTGGGTGCTGTTTTTGGGCAGCTTCATCGCCTGCTCGGGTTCCACCGGTGGCGGCATCAAGATGATGCGCGCGATGATTCTGTATAAACAGGTGTTCCGGGAAATCGTCCGCTCGCTGCATCCGCACGCGGTACGTCCGGTGCGCCTGGGCAATCAGCCGGTGTCCGAGAGCGTGCTGCATGCGGTGCTGGGTTTTTCGTTCATGTATATGGTGTCCATCGTGACGCTCACCCTGGTGCTGGCGGCCACCGGGCTGGACATCGTTACCGCCTTTTCCGCCGTGGTGGCCTGTATCAACAACACCGGACCCGGCCTGGGGGCGGTGGGTCCGGCTTCCAACTATGCCGGCATGGACAGCTTTCAAAGCGCGGTGTTGGCCTTCACGATGATTCTCGGCCGGCTGGAGATTTTTACCTTCCTGGTGGTGCTCACGCCATCGTTCTGGCGACGTTGA